Part of the Calditrichota bacterium genome, TAGACCGGCCGCCCTGACGAGTTCTGGATAGCTTTTTTGCAGGATCTCCTCGTACTCCCAGGTATCAAAGCGCGCCCGCGGCTCCGGCGGACGATATAGCTCATCGAGGCCTGGCTCCATGGGGCGTTCATCCGGAAAAACGGCGAGGAGGACACGCGCGACGCGCAAGGCCTCCTGAGTACGGTTTCCCTTCGCCCAATGAGCGAGCAGCTGACCCAGGTTTTCCGGCAGCAGCAGATACGGATAGGGTGACTCTGCCCAGCGCGTAGCCTTTTCCACGAGCTGCCCTGAGATCTCTGCCGGCATGGCAAGCAGCGCATCCACGAGATCCGAGAGCACCGCAGGATTGTCGGTATCACCCATATTTTGGATGATCTCAGCCACAAGCTTCGGTTTGTGCTTGGCCATACGCGCCAGGTAGCGCGCCTCGGGCCAAGGTGGAAAACGGAGCGTGCCTTTTTCTTCGTCGCGTACCGGCTGAGGTGGATGCTTGAAAAAGCCCTTCTTCCTAAGCGGGTCAAGCCACTCAGGGTTTTTGAGACGGTCAAAAAAGTGTTGCCGGGTGACCTGGTTGTTGGGAACCCCCTGGGATAGTCTCTGCAAATCTTCGTTGGTTGGCCGAGACTTATCCAAGAGTTGATCGAGGATTTTGATCCACAGGAGGAACCTTTCCCGCAGCGCTTCCAACAGCACTTGAAGCAAGGTCAGACTCGAATCCCAAATCTCGCGGATTTCATTCACGGGTCGTGGCGCATCCAGACCGCGTCGATGGGCGATGCCGTAGAGATTACCCGCCAGTTTGAACCAAGCCTGGGCTTCTCGGCAATCCTCGGGAATTCTCAATGTTCGAAGGATCGCCCGGATCTGTTCCTTGTGCTCCTGAGACGACCCCTTTGCTGAGTTCTCAGTGACGCCTCTAGCCACAGGCAGAAAGACATGGCGAATGGCACTCTCGATCTCACGAAGCAGATGAGCAACCAAGTGCGCCGTACTCTGAAGTATATTAGGATTCGACATGAGCCAGCAAGCATCCCTAAAGAAGGCTGCTGGTCCCGGACCAACCATATCCCCTAATTCCCTATAGATATGCCGCTGGTAGGGGTCAGTGAAGCGAAACAGCTTCAAGTTGGTATGCTCGTCCGCCATCACAATTCCCCCCGAAAGGCTTTGTCCAGGATCGCCTGCTCGAGGCGCTGGAGCTCGGCCTGGGTCGCCGATTGCGCCTCCTTGAGCGCCCGGATGCGCTCCTGCACCGCCTCCAGGTGCGCCACGAGGCGGCGCTGCTCGGCGAGGGGTGGGAGGGGAATGAGGGATTCATATACATCTTTATCCGTTACCGCCGGGTAGCTCGCTCCTCTCATGTTAGCGCCTAAGAGTTGCTCGACCACAACTTCGGATCGGCAGACGTAGAACAGGAAGCCGGGCTCAACGAGGCTGGGATTAGCGCGAAGCACGCAGAAGCCTGTGGAACAGATTTGACTGTCCAGTTCCGGACCAACAGTGGCTATGTTCTTCAGGTAAGGGCGAGTCGTAGCAAAGATGATGTCGGCCTTGCGGATGACCTTGCGTGCTCGGCTGGGCGCATCTCGCCCCATAAGCTGTGTTGGGGATGTTATCTTCCCTTCGGCATTATCCACGGCCGAGATATCAACGTATATGAAGAGCGTGGAAGGCTGTTTGGTCGGGTCTCGTCTTTCTGTAGGTACACACACGTTCCCCAACCTCACCCACCGCCAGCCTTCGGGCAGGTCCTGGCCGGGGCGGGGGAAGGTCTCGGCGAGGACGGACTGCCAGAGGCGTTCGGTGTCCTCGCGGGCTTGCTCGCGCAGGCGCCTGGCCTCGCGGATGCGCTCCATCAGCTCCTCGATTCGCGCCACGATGCGGCGTTGCTCGGGAAGGGGTGGGAGGGGGATGAGGGTTCCGCGGAGACTCTCCGTATTGTAGCCTGCCTGGCCTATCCATCTGTTACATCGTTTCGCGAAGAGGCCCTGTCGCCACAGAGCATTCAACGCCGCTGCTAGCCAAGCCCCCTCACACACATCCGGCGAAACACGGATACGAGTGATGTGATTCGAGAAGCCTGCCTCCATTTCCTCGCGAACCAGAGCTGTTTTCCCGACGAGCTCAACACTGTTTGTGTTGTTGAACAGAACATCTCCTGGCCGCAGCGGTGACCAGTTCGGAGGAAGGGCGCTTCTTGGAACGAAGAACTTCTGAACGAATGCCAGCTCACCATTTTCACCAATGTTGTAAGGGCGCAGCTGGAGAACATCGCCTCCCTGAACGTTCTTTTTCCGGAAGGCAAAGCCGCTCTGAATTTCCATCGCCACCTCCCCCAAACGCACCCACCGCCAGCCGGCGGGGAGTTTGTAGGGTCCCTCAGTCATGGTGGTCCTCCGGTTTGAAAAGATGGTCCCACCGGTCGTCGTCACCCAGCCGGTTTGGATTCTCCCGGTCCAGGTGCCATTGCAGGGGGTTTAGGGCGATGTATTCCCGAATGCGATGCAAAGATTCCTCGTTGCGGATGATATGTTCGCAATAATTGCGTTGCCACAATCGGACCAGAAAGGGCGGCCAGCCGTTTTGTTTCACGCCCTGGATGTATCGAACCGTGGTGATGGATTTGAACGCCCCGACAATATCCCCCACGGTAGGGGCAACCCTTGTGGTTGCCCCATTTTCGGCGTTTGCCCCATTCTGGGCAGGCACGAGGCCTGTGCCACCATGGGCAGGCACGAGGCCTGCCCCTACGGGGGTTGTGTGTGGGGCAGGTGCCCCATCGGTGGTAGGGGCAACCCTTGTGGTTGCCCCATTTTCGGTGTTTGCCCCATTCTGGGCAGGCACGAGGCCTGTGCCACCGTGGGCAGGCACAAGGCCTGCCCCTACCGGGGTGGTAGCGGGGACGTGCGAGCCGTCGGGGGTAGGGGCAACCCTTGTGGTTGCCCCATTTTCGGTGGTTGCCCCATTATGGGCAGGCACAAGGCCTGCCCCTACGGCGTTGCCATCATGGGCAGGCACGAGGCCTGCCCCTACGGGTTCGGTGATCATGATGATGCCGTGGATGTGATTGGGCATGACAACGAAGGCGTCCAATTCCACATTGGAAAACCGTTCCGGTATTCTTTGCCATTCGGCGACCACCATTCGTCCGGCCTCATTAAATCGCATTTCCCCGTCCACAACGTCGCCGAAAAGGCATGCGCGGTCCTGGGTGCAGATGGTCACGAAATAAGCACCGGGCTGGCGATAATCGTAGCCCTTGAGGCGTATAGATCGACGATGATGCTTTTGGGGGTCAAAGGCCATGGCTATTTTGGTTCGTGACGTTGTTGCCGAGCAGCCCGTCCAGCTCCTCTACGATGCTCAGAATCTCCCGCTCCTTCTCTAGCAGCCTCGCCACGATCTCCACCGGTGACGGAGGCGCCTCGGCCTCCTTGCGGTTCGGGTTGCGGGCGGTGAGGTCGTAGCCGCGCGCTTTGACCTCGTCGGCAGGAACGATCCAAGAACCCTGCGAAAGGCAAGCCTCGCGCGGGCCCCGGCCTTTGCGGTACGCGTCCCATGCTTTCCAAAGCCGGCGCGCCTCTTCAAAATGCTCGTCCTGGATAGGGCTTCCCTTGCTGAACTTTTTGAGGCCCTCCGGCAGAGGCAGTTCGTAATACCAGGTCTCCGTAGTCGGTCCGGGCCGCTCGAAGAAGAGGAGCGCTGTCTTGACATCGGAATAGGGCGCAAACGTGCCGGGCGGAAGGCTCACCACGGTATGCAGGTTGAACTGCTCCAAGAGATCCTGCTTCACCGTGGCGAAGGCGCCGCCGCGAAAGAGCGTCCCTTCGGGAACGACCATGCCGCAGCGGGCGCCGTCGCGGGGTTTGAGCTTCTTCATGATGTGCTGGACGAAGAGAAGCTCCGTGGCCGTGGCCTGGACGGGAAAGTTGGCCTGAATGTGGTGCCCCTCGGTGCCGCCGAAGGGGGGATTGGTCAAGACCACGTCGTAGCGCTCGGAGACGGACCGGATGTTTTCCTCCAGCGTATTGCGCCGGACAATGCGCGGCGCGGTGACGCCGTGCAGGACCATGTTCATGAGGCCCAAAAGGGCGGGCAGCGGCTTTTTCTCCTGGCCAAAGAAAGTGCGTTCCTGAAGCGTTTTGTGATCCTCGATGGTGCCTTCCTGGTCCTTCATGTGCAGGTAGGCCTGCGCGAGAAAGCCGCAAGAGCCGCAGGCAGGGTCGTAGACGGTCTCGCCAATCTTGGGCGCGATAAGGTCCACGATAAACCGCACCACGGGCCGCGGGGTGTAGAACTCGCCAGCCAGACGGTTTTCACTGCCCAGACGGCGGAGCAACTCTTCATACACCTGAGAGACGGTGAAGATGTCGTCCTGGCTGTGGAAGTCGATGCCGTTCACGATCTGGAGCACTTCTTTCAAGTTGTAGCCTGAGGCGCAGACGATCACATTGCGTTCGGCAAAAACGCTGCGGATCGTCTCCCGCAGGGGGTCGCCGCCCAGACTCTGCAGGTAGGGGATGAGACGGCCGTGAACGAACTCCAGCAAGC contains:
- a CDS encoding restriction endonuclease subunit S — its product is MTEGPYKLPAGWRWVRLGEVAMEIQSGFAFRKKNVQGGDVLQLRPYNIGENGELAFVQKFFVPRSALPPNWSPLRPGDVLFNNTNSVELVGKTALVREEMEAGFSNHITRIRVSPDVCEGAWLAAALNALWRQGLFAKRCNRWIGQAGYNTESLRGTLIPLPPLPEQRRIVARIEELMERIREARRLREQAREDTERLWQSVLAETFPRPGQDLPEGWRWVRLGNVCVPTERRDPTKQPSTLFIYVDISAVDNAEGKITSPTQLMGRDAPSRARKVIRKADIIFATTRPYLKNIATVGPELDSQICSTGFCVLRANPSLVEPGFLFYVCRSEVVVEQLLGANMRGASYPAVTDKDVYESLIPLPPLAEQRRLVAHLEAVQERIRALKEAQSATQAELQRLEQAILDKAFRGEL
- a CDS encoding SAM-dependent DNA methyltransferase, with the translated sequence MNGPQTRENLANEMWRACDVLRRDNNCGGIMEYIEHLAWLLFLRFLDAQEEEWETQAKLAGRPYMRILDGELRWSEWATKDWPADRLLEFVHGRLIPYLQSLGGDPLRETIRSVFAERNVIVCASGYNLKEVLQIVNGIDFHSQDDIFTVSQVYEELLRRLGSENRLAGEFYTPRPVVRFIVDLIAPKIGETVYDPACGSCGFLAQAYLHMKDQEGTIEDHKTLQERTFFGQEKKPLPALLGLMNMVLHGVTAPRIVRRNTLEENIRSVSERYDVVLTNPPFGGTEGHHIQANFPVQATATELLFVQHIMKKLKPRDGARCGMVVPEGTLFRGGAFATVKQDLLEQFNLHTVVSLPPGTFAPYSDVKTALLFFERPGPTTETWYYELPLPEGLKKFSKGSPIQDEHFEEARRLWKAWDAYRKGRGPREACLSQGSWIVPADEVKARGYDLTARNPNRKEAEAPPSPVEIVARLLEKEREILSIVEELDGLLGNNVTNQNSHGL